From a single Methylosinus sp. H3A genomic region:
- the hisS gene encoding histidine--tRNA ligase, with protein MSDQKKSKIEARSPRGLADRDAAELAAAGRMLDVIRSVYELYGFEALETPAIEYTDALGKFLPDQDRPNEGVFSFQDDDEQWLSLRYDLTAPLARYVAQNFDRLPKPFRSYRFGNVYRNEKPGPGRFRQFMQFDADTVGAASPAADAEICMMAADTLEKLGIPRGDYVIKINSRKVLDGVMKAIGLEGDENAGRRLTVLRAIDKMDRLGPEGVRLLLGPGRKDESGDFTKGAGLADDAVATILSFTLGGQYKDGEPRFGLFELLGRSNVGAEGAEELLEIEDLVRDAGFGPDRIRIDPSIVRGLEYYTGPVFEADLTFETRDEKGHPVRFGSVGGGGRYDGLIGRFRSDNTPATGFSIGVSRLYAALKLVGSPVVSAVTRLGPVVVLALDRDHIADYQRMVAALRNAGVSAELYLGASGMKAQMKYADKRNSPAVVIQGSDERAKGEVQIKDLIAGARASAAIATNEEWKSARPAQFSTPESELVEQIKALLARQG; from the coding sequence ATGTCAGACCAGAAGAAATCCAAGATAGAGGCCCGCTCCCCGCGCGGCCTCGCCGACCGCGACGCCGCAGAGCTGGCCGCCGCCGGCCGCATGCTCGACGTGATTCGCTCCGTCTATGAGCTCTATGGCTTCGAGGCGCTGGAGACCCCGGCGATCGAATATACCGACGCGCTCGGCAAATTCCTGCCGGACCAGGACCGCCCCAATGAGGGCGTCTTCTCCTTCCAGGACGACGACGAGCAATGGCTGTCGCTGCGCTATGACCTCACCGCGCCGCTGGCCCGCTATGTCGCGCAGAATTTCGACCGGCTTCCAAAGCCGTTCCGGTCCTACCGCTTCGGCAATGTCTATCGAAACGAGAAGCCGGGGCCGGGGCGCTTCCGCCAATTCATGCAATTCGACGCCGATACGGTGGGCGCGGCCTCGCCGGCGGCCGACGCCGAAATCTGCATGATGGCCGCCGACACGCTGGAGAAGCTCGGCATTCCGCGCGGCGATTACGTCATCAAGATCAACAGTCGCAAGGTGCTGGACGGGGTGATGAAGGCCATCGGCCTCGAGGGCGACGAGAACGCCGGCCGTCGCCTCACCGTGCTGCGCGCCATCGACAAGATGGACCGGCTCGGCCCCGAGGGCGTGCGCCTGCTGCTCGGCCCCGGCCGCAAGGACGAGAGCGGCGACTTCACCAAAGGCGCCGGCCTCGCCGATGACGCCGTGGCGACGATCCTCTCTTTCACCCTCGGCGGGCAATATAAGGACGGCGAGCCGCGCTTCGGCCTGTTCGAGCTGCTCGGCCGCAGCAATGTCGGCGCGGAAGGCGCCGAGGAGCTGCTCGAGATAGAGGATCTGGTGCGCGACGCCGGCTTCGGGCCGGACCGCATCCGCATCGATCCTTCCATCGTGCGCGGGCTCGAATATTACACGGGGCCGGTGTTCGAGGCCGATCTCACCTTCGAGACCAGGGACGAGAAGGGCCATCCGGTGCGCTTCGGCTCGGTCGGCGGCGGCGGACGCTATGACGGGCTCATCGGCCGTTTCCGCTCCGACAACACGCCGGCGACGGGCTTTTCGATCGGCGTGTCGCGCCTCTATGCGGCGCTGAAGCTCGTCGGCAGCCCGGTCGTCTCGGCGGTGACGCGGCTCGGCCCGGTCGTCGTGCTGGCGCTCGACCGCGACCATATCGCCGATTATCAGCGCATGGTCGCCGCTCTGCGCAACGCCGGCGTTTCGGCGGAGCTCTATCTCGGCGCCTCGGGCATGAAGGCGCAGATGAAATATGCCGACAAGCGCAACAGCCCGGCCGTGGTGATTCAGGGCTCGGACGAGCGCGCCAAGGGCGAGGTGCAGATCAAAGACCTGATCGCCGGCGCGCGAGCGAGCGCCGCCATCGCCACCAATGAGGAATGGAAGTCGGCGCGCCCTGCGCAATTCTCCACGCCGGAAAGCGAGCTGGTGGAGCAGATCAAGGCGCTGCTGGCGCGGCAGGGATAA
- a CDS encoding GIY-YIG nuclease family protein, whose product MASETISVSMRRSARAERPAAPDESFSSLAFIHAASEAPAAPGAYALLIALSRPLEAKTGRSKATLAPGRYLYCGSAKGPGGLRARLGRHMRKDKRRRWHIDQLTEAGESLGAWITETKGECELVAALSALPVPLEGFGSSDCPRCRSHLLLWPEGAAPAFLAAQKC is encoded by the coding sequence ATGGCGTCAGAAACCATTTCCGTTTCGATGCGCCGCTCGGCGCGCGCTGAACGCCCAGCGGCTCCCGACGAATCGTTTTCTTCGCTCGCTTTCATCCACGCCGCATCCGAGGCGCCGGCCGCGCCCGGCGCCTATGCGCTGCTCATCGCGCTGTCGCGCCCGCTCGAGGCGAAGACCGGCCGCAGCAAGGCGACGCTCGCGCCGGGGCGCTATCTCTATTGCGGCTCGGCCAAAGGTCCGGGCGGGCTGCGCGCGAGGCTCGGCCGGCATATGCGAAAGGACAAGCGGCGCCGCTGGCATATCGACCAGCTAACCGAGGCCGGCGAATCGCTCGGCGCCTGGATCACTGAGACGAAGGGCGAATGCGAGCTCGTCGCGGCGCTCTCCGCGCTGCCGGTTCCGCTCGAGGGATTCGGCAGCTCGGACTGCCCGCGCTGCCGCAGCCATCTGCTGCTTTGGCCGGAGGGCGCAGCCCCGGCTTTCCTCGCCGCGCAAAAATGCTAG
- a CDS encoding DUF4274 domain-containing protein: protein MSLAVDDLLRRWVEERAASLEPGDGEYAQFIADWLPLASSDDWHRMILGHNRDLGDAPLFWIMRQARCEKATALGIFYLSRPGLLLAYGKDRATVPEPMKRAYDLIGEIRMRYVNGFYRASTLRFDAVEALAREARLPARFHQAALDLVIPPEMRVSIPGRKLGLQHGVRNHFRFDAPLGAR, encoded by the coding sequence ATGTCGCTCGCGGTCGACGATCTCTTGCGTCGCTGGGTCGAGGAGCGAGCCGCGAGCCTGGAGCCGGGCGACGGCGAATATGCGCAATTCATCGCCGATTGGCTGCCGCTCGCCTCGAGCGACGATTGGCACAGAATGATCCTCGGCCATAATCGCGATCTCGGCGATGCGCCTTTGTTCTGGATCATGCGGCAAGCGCGCTGCGAGAAAGCGACCGCGCTCGGCATTTTCTATCTTTCTCGTCCGGGCCTGCTGCTCGCCTATGGAAAAGATCGCGCCACAGTCCCCGAGCCGATGAAGCGCGCCTATGATTTGATCGGCGAGATCAGAATGCGCTATGTCAACGGCTTCTATCGGGCGTCGACGCTCCGCTTCGATGCGGTGGAGGCGCTGGCGCGCGAGGCTCGCCTGCCGGCGCGTTTCCACCAGGCGGCGCTCGATCTCGTCATTCCGCCGGAAATGCGCGTCTCGATCCCCGGACGAAAGCTCGGCTTGCAACATGGCGTCAGAAACCATTTCCGTTTCGATGCGCCGCTCGGCGCGCGCTGA
- a CDS encoding TIGR03808 family TAT-translocated repetitive protein: MSPPPTRRRFLAYGPAALAGAAYSGRALAASPDSTQWLQQRLREAARSGGALRLPAGVLRIRSIAIEDKVAIVGAVAGTTLQAIGPGPLLRAANVAALSLENVNFDGAGARFADPKQGLLDFADIPKLAIHGCAIRHSAARGVNLLRCGGRFAQNIVEDARDAGYFSLDGLGVDIDNNKVRRCGDNGVQVWTTAAGRYEGSRIRNNEISDIRNLSGGDGAYGNGVSIWGSGFVRVEKNVIRRCAYTAVRNNAGHDVEVVGNDCSGFGERAMYAEFGAKRATFRDNKIDDAGAGIALANAERGTDIGFVIGNQITGLHETHPDDEFGPIMSWLTGIEAESNVEIAGNTVVGGWMGVRCGGYRQNIRVEGNRLVDNDYGVTFQIGEGVGTAVIARNRIIGVKKAAIAAIAGQDILPGDASRPEIAAKYPRLRIEANEIG, from the coding sequence ATGTCGCCGCCGCCCACAAGACGCCGTTTCCTCGCCTATGGCCCGGCCGCCCTGGCCGGCGCCGCCTATTCCGGCCGCGCGCTCGCGGCCTCGCCCGATTCCACCCAATGGTTGCAGCAACGCCTGCGAGAGGCCGCTCGCAGCGGCGGCGCGCTGCGTCTGCCCGCTGGCGTTTTGCGAATCCGCTCCATCGCGATCGAGGACAAGGTCGCCATCGTCGGCGCCGTGGCGGGGACGACGTTGCAGGCGATCGGGCCTGGCCCTTTGCTCCGCGCGGCGAATGTCGCGGCTCTGTCGCTCGAGAATGTGAATTTCGACGGCGCCGGAGCGCGCTTTGCCGATCCGAAACAAGGTCTGCTCGATTTCGCCGACATTCCGAAACTCGCGATTCACGGCTGCGCGATTCGCCATTCGGCCGCGCGTGGCGTCAATCTCCTGCGCTGCGGCGGGCGCTTCGCGCAGAATATCGTCGAGGACGCCCGCGACGCCGGCTATTTCTCGCTCGACGGGCTCGGCGTCGACATAGACAATAACAAGGTGCGCCGCTGCGGCGACAATGGCGTGCAGGTGTGGACCACGGCGGCCGGGCGCTATGAGGGTTCGCGCATCCGCAACAATGAGATCAGCGACATTCGCAATCTCTCCGGCGGCGACGGCGCCTATGGCAATGGCGTCAGCATATGGGGCTCCGGCTTCGTGCGCGTGGAGAAGAATGTCATTCGCCGCTGCGCCTATACGGCGGTGCGCAACAACGCCGGCCATGATGTGGAGGTCGTCGGCAATGACTGCTCAGGCTTCGGCGAGCGCGCAATGTATGCAGAGTTCGGCGCCAAGCGAGCGACATTCCGCGACAATAAGATCGATGACGCCGGCGCCGGCATAGCGCTCGCCAACGCCGAGCGGGGCACGGATATAGGCTTCGTCATCGGCAATCAGATCACCGGCCTGCACGAGACGCATCCCGATGACGAGTTCGGCCCCATTATGAGCTGGCTCACCGGCATAGAGGCGGAGAGCAATGTCGAGATCGCCGGCAATACGGTGGTCGGCGGCTGGATGGGCGTGCGCTGCGGCGGCTATCGCCAGAATATTCGCGTCGAGGGCAATCGCCTCGTCGACAATGATTATGGCGTCACCTTCCAGATCGGCGAGGGTGTCGGGACCGCCGTCATCGCCCGCAACAGGATCATCGGCGTGAAGAAAGCGGCGATCGCGGCCATCGCGGGCCAGGATATTCTTCCCGGCGACGCCAGCCGTCCGGAAATCGCGGCGAAATACCCGCGGCTCCGTATCGAGGCCAATGAGATCGGCTGA
- a CDS encoding DUF1217 domain-containing protein, producing MTTLSTYLQIANNQSKWQAITAKSPDVATQTKYFKDNIGKVTTVDAFMKDARLFNYAMTAFGLGSMTYAKGLMHKVLDGGVSSSSALANTLNSSNIKAFAQAFDFADNGDATTTSSTLVDTVVSRYTEQALETSQGKQNPGVQLALYFQQHAPSLTSVYGILADSNILTVVQTALGISSSTSSQSVDTQYRLLSSKVKLDDFKDPTKLQQFIARFAAQYDYNNGGDANSQSSLLSTLFDTSSSSSSFGLDTSLLLSVQGTKFGYF from the coding sequence ATGACGACGCTCTCCACCTATCTGCAGATCGCCAATAACCAGTCCAAATGGCAGGCGATCACCGCCAAATCGCCGGACGTCGCGACGCAGACAAAATATTTCAAGGACAATATCGGCAAGGTGACGACGGTCGACGCCTTCATGAAGGATGCGCGGCTGTTCAATTATGCGATGACCGCCTTCGGCCTCGGCAGCATGACCTACGCCAAAGGCCTCATGCATAAAGTGCTCGATGGCGGCGTCAGCAGCAGCTCGGCGCTCGCCAATACGTTGAACAGCTCCAACATCAAGGCCTTCGCCCAGGCCTTCGACTTCGCCGACAATGGCGATGCGACGACGACGTCCTCGACGCTCGTCGACACTGTGGTCAGCCGCTACACCGAGCAGGCGCTGGAGACGAGCCAGGGCAAGCAGAATCCAGGCGTGCAGCTCGCGCTCTATTTCCAGCAGCATGCGCCGAGCCTTACCAGCGTCTACGGAATTCTGGCCGACAGCAATATATTGACCGTCGTCCAGACGGCGCTGGGTATTTCGTCGAGCACCTCATCACAGTCGGTCGACACGCAATATCGGCTTTTGTCGTCGAAAGTGAAGCTCGACGATTTCAAAGACCCGACGAAGCTGCAGCAGTTCATCGCCCGCTTCGCCGCGCAATATGACTATAACAATGGCGGCGACGCCAATTCGCAGAGCTCGCTGCTCTCGACATTGTTCGACACGTCGAGCAGCAGTTCGAGTTTCGGACTCGACACGAGCCTGCTGCTGAGCGTGCAAGGAACGAAGTTTGGCTATTTCTGA
- a CDS encoding outer membrane protein: MKRHNTAMALATVFFSGAALAADLPSRKAAFEPPPQPPAFAWSGVYAGLDLGAGWLASGGSNVGVSGGGLLGYNHRIGPLFVVGLETDFQGTSLSGRGGGADPLGLRPAEGPRTLPWFGTVRGRAGVTGFDSRVLFYGTGGFAYGETSGAVREGWTAGAGVEWAFAPHWSAKTEYLFTDLGKGGGDPGALRGGADFHTVRVGVNYHFDLSKLPGGAR; this comes from the coding sequence ATGAAGCGTCACAATACGGCTATGGCTCTGGCCACCGTTTTCTTCTCCGGCGCGGCCTTGGCGGCCGATCTGCCGTCTCGAAAAGCGGCCTTCGAGCCGCCCCCGCAGCCTCCGGCCTTCGCCTGGAGCGGCGTCTATGCGGGTCTCGACCTAGGGGCCGGCTGGCTCGCCTCGGGCGGGTCGAATGTCGGCGTCTCGGGCGGCGGTCTCCTCGGCTATAATCATCGCATCGGCCCGCTCTTCGTCGTCGGCCTCGAGACCGATTTCCAGGGAACGAGCCTGAGCGGCCGCGGCGGCGGGGCGGACCCTCTCGGCCTGCGCCCAGCGGAAGGCCCGCGGACGCTTCCCTGGTTCGGGACCGTCCGCGGGCGCGCCGGCGTCACCGGCTTCGATTCCCGCGTTCTCTTCTATGGAACCGGCGGCTTCGCCTATGGCGAGACGAGTGGAGCCGTCCGCGAAGGCTGGACCGCGGGCGCCGGCGTGGAATGGGCCTTTGCGCCCCATTGGTCGGCGAAGACCGAATATCTCTTCACCGATCTCGGAAAGGGCGGCGGCGACCCCGGCGCGCTGCGCGGCGGCGCCGATTTCCATACTGTGCGCGTCGGCGTGAACTATCATTTCGATTTGTCGAAGCTGCCGGGCGGCGCGCGCTGA
- the rpsA gene encoding 30S ribosomal protein S1, with protein sequence MSTAAERTPSREDFAALLEESYGENEAFEGSVIKGRVVAIEKDVAVIDVGLKTEGRVALKEFTGFGRDPAPKVGEEVEVYLERIENALGEAVISRDKARREESWVKLEKAFEGNEKVEGVIFNQVKGGFTVDLDGAVAFLPRSQVDIRPIRDVGPLLNVPQPFHILKMDRRRGNIVVSRRTVLEESRAEQRHEIVANLEEGQVIEGVVKNITDYGAFVDLGGIDGLLHVTDVAWRRVNHPSEVLSIGQTVRVKIIKINHETHRISLGMKQLLEDPWQGIEAKYPIGAKFHGRVTNITDYGAFVELEPGIEGLVHVSEMSWTKKNVHPGKIVSTSQEVDVQVLEVDPVKRRISLGLKQTLQNPWEAFAEKHPQGSTVSGEVKNKTEFGLFIGLDGDVDGMVHLSDLDWNRPGEQVIEEYKKGDVITAQVLDVDIEKERISLGVKQLASDPFASVAEEGAGGEVKKGAVVTTEVLEVKEAGLEVKILGTDLTTFIKRNELARDRADQRPERFAVGEKVDVRITLFDRKARKVAVSIKALEMAEEKEAIAQYGSADSGASLGDILGAALKAREEAPKK encoded by the coding sequence ATGTCAACTGCTGCTGAGCGCACCCCGTCGCGCGAGGATTTTGCCGCCCTGCTCGAAGAAAGCTACGGAGAAAACGAAGCTTTCGAGGGTTCCGTCATCAAGGGCCGCGTGGTCGCCATCGAGAAGGACGTCGCCGTCATCGATGTGGGCCTCAAGACCGAAGGGCGTGTCGCCCTGAAAGAATTCACCGGCTTCGGCCGCGACCCGGCCCCGAAAGTGGGCGAAGAGGTCGAGGTCTATCTCGAGCGCATCGAGAATGCGCTCGGCGAAGCCGTCATCTCGCGCGACAAGGCGCGCCGCGAGGAGAGCTGGGTCAAGCTCGAGAAGGCCTTCGAAGGCAATGAGAAGGTCGAGGGCGTCATCTTCAATCAGGTCAAGGGCGGCTTCACCGTCGATCTCGACGGCGCCGTGGCCTTCCTGCCGCGCAGCCAGGTGGACATTCGCCCGATCCGCGACGTCGGCCCGCTGCTGAACGTGCCGCAGCCCTTCCATATTCTGAAGATGGACCGCCGCCGCGGCAATATCGTCGTGTCGCGCCGCACCGTGCTCGAGGAGAGCCGCGCCGAGCAGCGTCACGAGATCGTGGCCAACCTCGAGGAGGGGCAGGTCATCGAGGGCGTCGTCAAGAACATCACCGATTACGGCGCCTTCGTGGATCTCGGCGGCATCGACGGCCTGCTGCATGTCACCGATGTGGCGTGGCGCCGCGTCAATCATCCGAGCGAGGTTCTGTCCATCGGCCAGACCGTGCGCGTGAAGATCATCAAGATCAATCACGAGACGCACCGCATCTCGCTCGGCATGAAGCAGCTGCTCGAGGATCCGTGGCAGGGCATCGAGGCGAAATATCCGATCGGCGCCAAGTTCCATGGCCGCGTCACCAATATCACCGACTACGGCGCCTTCGTGGAGCTGGAGCCGGGGATCGAGGGTCTCGTCCACGTCTCGGAAATGTCCTGGACGAAGAAGAACGTGCATCCCGGCAAGATCGTCTCGACGAGCCAGGAGGTCGACGTGCAGGTGCTCGAGGTCGATCCGGTCAAGCGCCGCATCTCGCTCGGCCTCAAGCAGACGCTGCAGAATCCTTGGGAGGCCTTCGCCGAGAAGCACCCGCAGGGCTCCACCGTCTCCGGCGAGGTCAAGAACAAGACCGAGTTCGGCCTGTTCATCGGCCTCGATGGCGATGTGGACGGCATGGTCCATCTCTCCGATCTCGACTGGAACCGCCCCGGCGAGCAGGTCATCGAAGAGTATAAGAAGGGCGACGTCATCACCGCTCAGGTGCTCGACGTCGATATCGAGAAGGAGCGCATCTCGCTCGGCGTGAAGCAGCTCGCCAGTGATCCTTTCGCGTCGGTCGCCGAAGAAGGCGCTGGCGGCGAGGTGAAGAAGGGCGCTGTCGTGACGACCGAGGTGCTCGAGGTGAAGGAAGCCGGCCTCGAGGTGAAGATCCTCGGCACCGACCTCACCACCTTCATCAAGCGCAACGAGCTGGCGCGCGATCGCGCCGACCAGCGTCCGGAGCGCTTCGCCGTCGGCGAGAAGGTGGACGTTCGCATCACCCTCTTCGACCGCAAGGCGCGCAAGGTCGCCGTTTCGATCAAGGCGCTGGAAATGGCCGAGGAGAAGGAGGCGATCGCCCAATACGGCTCCGCCGATTCGGGCGCCTCGCTCGGCGACATTCTGGGCGCGGCCCTCAAGGCCCGCGAGGAAGCGCCGAAGAAGTAA
- a CDS encoding ATP-binding protein → MNIQIERQYVEALMERFPARAGLAEQLRFSDRVEIDFVHLSDEELTFLEDQYRAAGPDMRARAAQLATLRDALKAGGKRFEPNELEQVLPAMVRYLTANAIRGWLFTASVASKPLPYVITRFDYVPASNDEAGKVMIELKSNAKGVLTTNAIRIMAAEVAGRTINEILAAKGFLRETPELIEAFDVATETYFDWRGRYGEQFTGRGTGFHAEDPNASHRDMDWARKDVVVLSTSGGDARLVNDEAILAARSLTLESPGDVLGHFIRKASKSNRFNVEDELAELQQHIPEGLFKRVPVHPYILMFHLDLHHHVWVHVDEMALYQYKPALKQKLVLPPEQTDLIDILTAEMDVLMDDIVAGKSGGTTVLCAGPPGVGKTLTAEVYSEIIQRPLYRVHSGQLGLNVSTMETALKEILTRAQRWGAVMLIDEADVYIKRRDDNIAMNAVVGVFLRVLEYFNGLLFLTTNRVDDIDEAIVSRCIALIKYSPPDDDAKRRIWRVMADQFELKVGDALIDDLVSVFPKATGRDIKGLAKLTAKFCHQKQVPPDLAVFQRCAIFRGLDVVRVEELKTAAE, encoded by the coding sequence ATGAATATTCAAATCGAACGCCAATATGTCGAAGCGCTGATGGAGCGTTTTCCGGCCCGCGCCGGACTCGCCGAGCAGTTGCGCTTCAGCGACAGGGTCGAGATCGACTTCGTCCATCTCTCCGACGAGGAATTGACCTTCCTCGAAGATCAGTACCGCGCGGCGGGTCCGGACATGCGGGCGCGCGCCGCGCAGCTGGCGACGCTGCGTGACGCGCTGAAGGCCGGCGGCAAGCGCTTCGAGCCCAATGAGCTCGAGCAAGTGCTGCCGGCGATGGTGCGCTATCTGACCGCCAACGCCATTCGCGGCTGGCTGTTCACAGCGAGCGTCGCCTCCAAGCCGCTGCCTTATGTCATCACCCGCTTCGACTATGTGCCGGCGTCGAACGACGAAGCCGGCAAGGTGATGATCGAGCTGAAATCCAACGCCAAGGGCGTGCTGACCACCAACGCCATCCGCATCATGGCCGCCGAGGTGGCGGGCCGCACGATCAACGAAATCCTCGCCGCCAAGGGCTTTCTGCGCGAGACGCCCGAGCTGATCGAAGCCTTCGACGTGGCGACCGAGACTTATTTCGACTGGCGCGGCCGCTACGGCGAGCAGTTCACCGGCCGCGGCACGGGCTTCCATGCGGAAGACCCCAACGCCTCGCATCGCGACATGGATTGGGCGCGCAAGGATGTCGTCGTGCTGTCGACGAGCGGCGGCGACGCGCGCCTCGTCAATGACGAGGCCATATTGGCGGCGCGCAGCCTCACGCTCGAATCGCCCGGCGACGTGCTCGGCCATTTCATCCGCAAAGCGTCGAAGAGCAATCGCTTCAATGTCGAGGACGAGCTCGCGGAATTGCAGCAGCATATCCCCGAGGGGCTGTTCAAGCGCGTTCCCGTGCATCCCTACATTCTGATGTTCCATCTCGATCTGCATCACCATGTCTGGGTGCATGTCGACGAGATGGCGCTCTATCAATACAAGCCGGCGCTGAAGCAAAAGCTCGTGCTGCCGCCCGAGCAGACCGATCTCATCGACATTCTGACGGCTGAGATGGATGTGCTGATGGACGACATCGTCGCCGGCAAGTCGGGCGGCACCACCGTGCTCTGCGCCGGCCCGCCCGGCGTCGGCAAGACGCTGACGGCGGAAGTCTATTCGGAGATCATCCAGCGTCCGCTCTATCGCGTGCATTCGGGCCAGCTCGGCCTCAATGTCTCGACGATGGAGACGGCCCTGAAAGAAATCCTCACCCGCGCGCAGCGCTGGGGCGCGGTGATGCTGATCGACGAAGCCGACGTCTATATCAAGCGGCGTGACGACAATATCGCGATGAACGCCGTCGTCGGCGTGTTCCTGCGCGTGCTCGAATATTTCAACGGGCTGTTGTTCCTGACGACGAACCGCGTGGACGACATCGACGAGGCGATCGTGTCGCGCTGCATCGCGCTCATAAAATATAGTCCGCCGGACGATGACGCGAAGCGGCGCATCTGGCGGGTGATGGCGGATCAGTTCGAGCTGAAGGTCGGCGATGCGCTGATCGACGATCTGGTCTCGGTGTTCCCCAAAGCCACCGGCCGCGACATCAAGGGCCTCGCCAAGCTGACGGCGAAATTCTGTCATCAAAAGCAGGTGCCGCCGGATCTCGCCGTCTTCCAGCGCTGCGCGATCTTCCGCGGTCTGGATGTCGTGCGCGTCGAGGAGTTGAAGACCGCGGCGGAATAG
- a CDS encoding SagB/ThcOx family dehydrogenase codes for MSSDDRDTMPTDIRGYHRRTKHAPNRYAMGPGFLDWTSQPAPFRLFEGVTQTPLPLIDETPAFPGPAPQPAALDLRALGLFLELAFGISAWKSYEGSTWALRNNPSSGNLHPTESYVLLDAVAGLASSAALYHYAPLLHALEERAVYTAERVLPKGGFLLALSSVPWREAWKYGERAYRYCQLDAGHAIGAVAQAAAALGWRAQALAEPSDGEIAALVGLDREDAWHRREPEHPDLLMWIATEPGPATPLDLFALIDAPREFRGQANRLSEDHDGWPIIDLAGQFCRKPRQPRPPAPTRAQGPAPSFEGVSIGAAVRKRRSAQKMDGATSISREAFAALIASTLPSESTLLSAFPWGAAITLILFVHRVDGLEPGLYALHRDSDVAARLRAASRQDFEWALVDLDGLPLYRLYAGSVEKEATKLACLQPISGKGCFSVAMIADFDRGLAADGAFAYRRLHFEAGLIGQALYLWATAVGIAGTGIGCFFDDTVHELLGLPPGDTQFQDVYHFTVGAPVEDTRILTLPPYPDDRRERR; via the coding sequence ATGAGTTCCGACGACCGCGACACGATGCCGACGGATATTCGCGGCTATCATCGGCGCACCAAACATGCGCCGAACCGCTATGCGATGGGTCCGGGCTTTCTCGATTGGACGTCGCAGCCTGCGCCCTTCCGCCTGTTCGAGGGCGTGACGCAGACGCCGCTGCCCCTCATCGACGAAACCCCGGCCTTCCCCGGGCCGGCGCCGCAGCCGGCCGCGCTCGATCTTCGGGCGCTGGGGCTGTTCCTGGAGCTCGCCTTCGGCATCAGCGCCTGGAAGAGCTATGAGGGCTCGACCTGGGCGCTGCGCAACAATCCCTCCTCCGGCAATCTGCACCCCACCGAATCCTATGTGCTGCTCGACGCGGTCGCGGGCCTCGCGAGCAGCGCCGCTCTCTATCATTATGCGCCGCTGCTGCATGCGCTCGAGGAGCGGGCGGTCTATACGGCCGAGCGCGTGCTGCCGAAGGGCGGCTTTCTGCTCGCTCTCTCATCGGTTCCCTGGCGCGAGGCCTGGAAATATGGCGAGCGCGCCTATCGCTATTGCCAGCTCGACGCCGGTCATGCGATCGGCGCCGTCGCTCAGGCCGCGGCCGCGCTCGGCTGGCGCGCGCAGGCGCTGGCCGAGCCCTCCGACGGCGAGATCGCCGCGCTCGTCGGCCTCGATCGCGAGGACGCCTGGCACAGGCGCGAGCCTGAGCATCCCGATCTGCTGATGTGGATCGCGACCGAGCCGGGGCCGGCGACGCCGCTCGACCTTTTCGCGCTGATCGACGCGCCGCGCGAGTTTCGCGGCCAGGCCAATCGGCTGAGCGAGGATCACGACGGCTGGCCGATCATCGATCTCGCCGGGCAATTCTGCCGCAAGCCGCGTCAGCCGAGGCCCCCGGCGCCGACGCGCGCGCAAGGGCCGGCGCCCTCCTTCGAAGGCGTCTCGATCGGCGCCGCCGTGCGCAAGCGGCGCAGCGCGCAGAAGATGGATGGCGCCACCTCCATCTCGCGCGAGGCCTTCGCCGCGCTCATCGCCTCGACTCTGCCGAGCGAATCCACGCTGCTCTCCGCCTTTCCTTGGGGCGCGGCGATCACGCTCATTCTCTTCGTGCATCGCGTCGATGGCCTGGAGCCCGGCCTCTATGCGCTGCACCGCGACTCGGATGTCGCCGCGCGGCTGCGCGCCGCCAGCCGGCAGGATTTCGAATGGGCGCTCGTCGATCTCGACGGGCTCCCGCTCTATCGGCTCTATGCGGGCTCAGTCGAAAAAGAGGCGACGAAGCTCGCCTGTCTCCAGCCCATTTCCGGCAAGGGCTGCTTCAGCGTCGCGATGATCGCCGATTTCGATCGCGGGCTCGCGGCGGACGGCGCCTTCGCCTATCGCCGCTTGCATTTCGAGGCCGGGCTCATCGGCCAGGCTCTCTATCTCTGGGCGACTGCGGTCGGGATCGCCGGGACCGGCATAGGCTGCTTCTTCGACGACACGGTCCATGAGCTTTTGGGCCTGCCGCCGGGCGACACGCAATTCCAGGATGTCTACCACTTCACCGTCGGAGCGCCTGTCGAGGACACGCGCATTCTGACGCTTCCCCCCTATCCCGATGACAGGCGAGAGCGGCGATGA